One region of Primulina tabacum isolate GXHZ01 chromosome 1, ASM2559414v2, whole genome shotgun sequence genomic DNA includes:
- the LOC142518504 gene encoding ubiquitin-conjugating enzyme E2 19-like — translation MSAVNDSYSQDRNPNTNTPVADAPAAAPSKQPLPTAKAVDTQSVLRRLQSELMALMMGGDAGISAFPDEDNIFCWKGTITGSKDTVFQGTEYKLSLSFPADYPFKPPKVKFETSCFHPNVDLHGNICLDILQDKWSSAYDVRTILLSIQSLLGEPNTSSPLNNLAATLWENQEEYRKMVEKLYK, via the exons ATGTCCGCTGTAAACGACTCCTACAGCCAAGACAGAAACCCCAACACAAACACCCCAGTGGCTGATGCTCCGGCGGCGGCGCCATCAAAGCAGCCTTTGCCCACCGCGAAAGCAGTGGATACGCAGTCTGTTTTGAGAAG GTTACAATCTGAGCTCATGGCACTTATG ATGGGTGGTGATGCTGGCATATCAGCATTTCCAGATGAGGACAACATTTTCTGCTGGAAAGGAACAATTACGGGGAGCAAAGATACGGTTTTCCAAGGAACGGAGTACAAACTATCCCTTTCCTTCCCAGCTGATTATCCTTTTAAACCTCCGAAGGTTAAGTTTGAGACCAGTTGCTTCCATCCCAATGTCGATTTGCACGGGAACATATGCCTGGATATATTACAG GATAAATGGTCGTCTGCTTATGATGTGAGGACTATCTTGCTATCAATTCAGAGTTTACTTGGAg AGCCAAATACAAGCTCACCTCTTAACAACCTGGCGGCTACACTTTGGGAAAACCAAGAAG AATATAGGAAGATGGTCGAGAAATTGTACAAGTAA